In Gopherus flavomarginatus isolate rGopFla2 chromosome 1, rGopFla2.mat.asm, whole genome shotgun sequence, a single genomic region encodes these proteins:
- the ST3GAL6 gene encoding type 2 lactosamine alpha-2,3-sialyltransferase isoform X3, which yields MQLALSNGNDKIELPYGIKRAESYFRLALSRLHNCGLFNEDNGVICRRCVVVGNGGVLRNKTLGEKIDSYDVVIRMNNGPVRGYEEDVGRRTTFRLFYPESIFSDPIHYDPDTIVVLLVFKPHDLKWLWNILNGHKINTNGFWKKPALKMIYKVNQIRILNPIIIRKTAHEWLQFPKKFSRKEKPQHPTTGLIAITLAFHICNEVHLAGFKYNFTDRNSSLHYYGNETMSEMIENGYHNIIAEQKFLKSLIDKQFVVSLT from the exons ATGCAACTAGCACTGTCTAATGGAAATGATAAGATTGAATTACCTTATGGAATAAAGAGAGCAG AGAGTTATTTTCGCCTCGCCCTTTCAAGACTGCATAACTGCGGACTATTCAATGAAGATAATGG TGTGATCTGTAGAAGGTGTGTTGTTGTTGGTAATGGAGGAGTACTTCGAAACAAGACGCTAGGGGAGAAAATTGACTCGTATGATGTGGTAATAAG AATGAATAATGGTCCCGTCAGAGGGTATGAAGAGGATGTTGGGAGGAGGACAACTTTCCGACTTTTTTATCCAGAGTCTATTTTTTCAGATCCAATTCACTATGATCCTGATACTATTGTAGTTCTTCTCGTCTTCAAACCACATGACTTAAAGTGGCTCTGGAACATATTGAATGGTCATAAAATA AACACTAATGGTTTCTGGAAGAAACCGGCCTTGAAAATGATCTATAAAGTTAACCAAATCAGGATACTCAATCCTATCATTATCAGAAAAACAGCACATGAATGGCTTCAGTTCCCAAAAAAGTTTTCCAGAAAAGAA AAACCCCAACATCCTACAACAGGGCTAATTGCCATCACGCTGGCATTTCACATATGCAATGAAGTTCACCTGGCAGGCTTTAAGTACAACTTCACTGACCGAAACAGTTCTTTGCACTATTATGGCAATGAAACCATGTCTGAGATGATTGAG